From one Henningerozyma blattae CBS 6284 chromosome 1, complete genome genomic stretch:
- the TBLA0A05050 gene encoding uncharacterized protein (similar to Saccharomyces cerevisiae GLK1 (YCL040W) and EMI2 (YDR516C); ancestral locus Anc_1.33): MSFDDLHKASAKALTEAVDSICQEFVVGPEKIEEMTNFFIESMEKGLTQTTHSKDALDMIPTYVTGLPNGTERGVLLAADLGGTNFRVCSVDLNGDHTFVMKQVKSKIPDELLEDDNATPKDLFGYLARRTMVFIKKYHPEVLETAAADQKPLKLGFTFSYPIDQSSLNSGTLIRWTKGFKIADTVGKDVVTLYQDALAEQGLSMIKVVALTNDTTGTFLSHCYTSDNTDSLTSGEISEPIIGCIFGTGTNGCYVEDLKNIKKLDPKVRERFIAEGKTHMVINTEWGSFDNELKVLPTTKYDLDIDQKYSANPGFHLFEKRISGMYLGELLRCCLVDLHSKGLIFSQYRSYDQLPHRLKTPNELDSEVLSHIEIDDSTGLRETELSMLQSLRLPTTLSERKEIQKLVRAISRRAAYLSAVPLAAILIKTDALNKRYHGEVEIGCDGSVVELYPGFRSMLRHALALSPIGAEGERKVHLKIAKDGSGVGAALCALVA, translated from the coding sequence atgtCCTTTGACGATTTACACAAGGCCTCTGCTAAAGCTTTAACCGAAGCTGTTGACAGTATCTGTCAAGAATTCGTTGTTGGTCCAGAAAAGATTGAAGAAATGACCAATTTCTTCATCGAATCCATGGAAAAGGGTTTGACTCAAACCACTCATTCTAAGGATGCTTTGGATATGATTCCAACTTACGTCACTGGTTTACCAAACGGTACTGAAAGAGGTGTCTTATTGGCCGCCGATTTGGGTGGTACCAACTTCAGAGTCTGTTCTGTTGATTTGAACGGTGATCATACTTTTGTTATGAAACAAGTCAAATCCAAGATTCCAgatgaattattggaaGATGACAATGCTACTCCCAAGGACTTGTTTGGTTATTTAGCAAGAAGAACCATGGTTTTCATCAAGAAATACCACCCAGAAGTCTTGGAAACTGCTGCTGCTGATCAAAAACCTTTGAAATTAGGTTTTACTTTCTCTTACCCAATTGACCAATCTTCTTTGAACTCTGGTACTTTGATCAGATGGACTAAGGGTTTCAAGATCGCCGATACTGTCGGTAAAGATGTCGTCACTTTATACCAAGACGCCTTAGCTGAACAAGGTTTATCCATGATTAAAGTCGTTGCTTTGACTAACGATACCACTGGTACTTTCTTATCTCATTGTTACACTTCTGACAACACCGATTCTTTGACTTCTGGTGAAATTTCTGAACCAATTATTGGTTGTATTTTCGGTACTGGTACCAATGGTTGTTATGTtgaagatttgaaaaacatTAAGAAATTGGATCCAAAGGTTAGAGAAAGATTTATTGCTGAAGGTAAGACTCATATGGTCATCAACACTGAATGGGGTTCCTTCGACAACGAATTGAAAGTCTTACCAACTACCAAATACGATTTGGATATCGATCAAAAATACTCTGCTAACCCAGGTTTCCATTTATTCGAAAAAAGAATCTCCGGTATGTACTTGGGTGAATTGTTAAGATGTTGTTTAGTCGATTTACACTCTAAAGGTTTGATCTTCTCTCAATACAGATCTTACGATCAATTACCACACAGATTAAAGACTCCAAACGAATTGGACTCTGAAGTCTTATCTCACATTGAAATCGATGACTCTACCGGTTTACGTGAAACTGAATTGTCCATGTTACAATCCTTAAGATTACCAACCACTTTATCTGAACGTAAAGAAATCCAAAAGTTGGTCCGTGCCATCTCTAGAAGAGCTGCTTATTTATCTGCCGTTCCATTGGCTGCTATCTTGATCAAGACTGATGCTTTGAACAAGAGATATCACGGTGAAGTAGAAATCGGTTGTGATGGTTCTGTTGTTGAATTATACCCAGGTTTCAGATCAATGTTGAGACACGCTTTGGCTTTGTCTCCAATTGGTGCTGAAGGTGAACGTAAGGTTCATTTGAAGATTGCCAAGGATGGTTCCGGTGTCGGTGCTGCTTTGTGTGCTTTGGTTGCTTAA